The Sphingobacterium bambusae genome includes a window with the following:
- a CDS encoding SDR family NAD(P)-dependent oxidoreductase — MQTNEQQVALVSGGNTGVGFQIAKALADAGYVVYVGSRNLAKGEAAVAEIGGAAKAVQLDITDNASMQQVLRRIEADYGYLTLLVNNAAVSHAGTPGRSMEEVLGAQRASIAPLDQMRTVWDTNVFGTLALTQAALPLLRKAVAARIVTVSSALGSLSLNANPQNPYRSAFDAVYGASKTALNGVFLSLANELEDSSIKVHLVSPGFTATALNNFQGTDTVEEGSREPIRVALATDLPTGSFTGPAHTAGPGHELPW; from the coding sequence ATGCAAACAAATGAACAACAAGTTGCCCTTGTGTCGGGCGGCAATACAGGAGTAGGTTTTCAGATCGCCAAGGCACTGGCCGATGCCGGTTATGTGGTCTATGTAGGTTCGCGGAATCTAGCCAAGGGCGAGGCCGCTGTCGCGGAGATAGGCGGCGCAGCAAAAGCTGTGCAGCTCGATATTACCGATAACGCTTCCATGCAGCAGGTGCTGCGCCGCATCGAGGCCGACTACGGATACCTCACCCTGCTGGTGAATAATGCCGCCGTTTCGCACGCAGGCACACCCGGCCGCAGCATGGAGGAGGTGTTGGGCGCGCAACGCGCCAGCATCGCACCGCTAGACCAGATGCGGACGGTGTGGGACACCAACGTATTCGGCACACTCGCCCTAACGCAGGCGGCCTTGCCCTTGCTGCGCAAGGCTGTGGCGGCGCGTATCGTCACCGTGTCTAGCGCGCTGGGCTCCCTGTCCCTCAATGCCAATCCGCAAAACCCCTACCGCTCCGCGTTCGATGCGGTATATGGCGCCTCGAAAACAGCCCTCAACGGCGTTTTTCTGTCTTTGGCCAACGAGCTGGAAGATAGCAGCATCAAGGTTCATTTGGTTAGCCCCGGCTTTACGGCCACGGCGCTCAACAATTTTCAGGGCACCGATACCGTCGAGGAAGGCTCGCGCGAGCCCATACGCGTAGCCTTGGCTACCGATCTGCCTACCGGAAGCTTCACCGGCCCCGCACATACCGCCGGCCCCGGGCACGAGCTCCCTTGGTAG
- a CDS encoding 5-methylcytosine restriction system specificity protein McrC yields the protein MGFILSEHKQGQIRLDNSIASDYFDQTKGELTLLAASFATYNGLRAKEFRKGQYCYGVHHEQEGRQITVSPGYFIGVDWLLEGKRYIQVEPKVNSKMAGYFSDQLAVEEENGTTAADIESRAKSEIANGLVQHVEINYLKMLLDAMADSTVAKECIDLVQIDWDAQRVLIPQEQDQLTPFLVVQFLQLLKQIVQKGLKKSYYKVEENLNSRVKGKILVGQQIKQNVLKNRFTKTYCSYQVFGEDSTENRFLKKVLRFCSSYVENNETIFKGNQAAIHHLIRYAQPAFEQVGTDIAERELRHVKHNPFFKEYKEAVRIGQFILKQFAYNITATTAKLVETPPFWIDMPRLFELYVYQKLLQANGHDTQKIRYQFSTYGNALDILIKDRDRSMIIDAKYKLHYQHGHVHEDMRQVAGYARLKKVRQELGMLDADDKHIDCLIIYPDLESGIDLDASKDQEFKLIAEDRKWRDGVSAIKPYYKIFKLGVLLPIVRAKDSF from the coding sequence ATGGGGTTTATCCTGAGCGAACATAAACAGGGGCAAATACGGCTTGATAATAGCATAGCGAGCGATTACTTCGATCAAACAAAAGGAGAGTTGACCTTGCTAGCCGCAAGTTTTGCGACTTACAATGGCCTGCGTGCTAAGGAATTCCGTAAAGGGCAATACTGTTATGGCGTTCATCATGAGCAGGAGGGGAGGCAGATCACCGTTAGCCCGGGCTATTTTATCGGTGTGGATTGGCTGTTGGAAGGAAAACGCTATATACAGGTCGAGCCTAAAGTCAATAGTAAAATGGCCGGCTATTTTTCGGATCAGTTGGCTGTGGAGGAGGAAAACGGTACTACGGCCGCCGATATCGAAAGTCGCGCTAAGAGCGAGATAGCCAACGGACTGGTGCAGCATGTAGAGATCAATTACCTCAAGATGCTGCTCGATGCCATGGCAGATAGCACGGTAGCCAAAGAATGCATTGATCTGGTGCAGATCGATTGGGATGCGCAACGTGTGCTTATCCCTCAAGAACAAGATCAGCTGACGCCCTTTCTGGTAGTGCAGTTTTTGCAGCTGCTCAAGCAGATTGTGCAAAAAGGATTAAAAAAATCATACTACAAGGTCGAAGAAAATCTAAACAGTCGCGTAAAGGGAAAGATCTTGGTAGGGCAACAGATCAAACAAAATGTGCTAAAAAATAGGTTCACCAAAACCTATTGCTCCTATCAGGTTTTTGGCGAGGATAGTACAGAAAATCGATTCCTGAAAAAGGTGCTACGTTTTTGCAGCAGCTATGTCGAAAACAATGAAACGATATTTAAGGGCAATCAGGCTGCTATTCACCATCTTATCCGTTATGCGCAGCCTGCTTTTGAGCAGGTGGGCACTGATATCGCCGAGCGCGAGCTGCGGCATGTCAAGCACAATCCTTTTTTCAAGGAGTATAAAGAGGCTGTCCGTATCGGCCAATTTATTCTGAAGCAATTTGCTTATAACATTACGGCCACCACGGCAAAGCTGGTGGAAACGCCTCCATTTTGGATCGATATGCCGCGCCTCTTTGAGCTCTATGTTTATCAAAAGCTCTTGCAGGCTAATGGCCACGATACGCAAAAGATCCGGTACCAGTTTTCCACCTACGGCAATGCCTTGGATATCCTGATCAAAGATCGCGATCGTTCGATGATCATTGATGCAAAATACAAGCTGCATTATCAGCATGGGCATGTGCACGAAGATATGAGGCAGGTGGCTGGTTATGCCAGGCTTAAGAAGGTGCGGCAAGAACTTGGCATGTTGGATGCGGACGATAAGCACATCGATTGCCTAATCATTTATCCAGATTTGGAAAGCGGGATTGATTTAGACGCATCGAAAGATCAGGAATTTAAACTGATAGCTGAAGATAGAAAGTGGAGGGATGGCGTTAGCGCTATCAAGCCCTACTATAAAATTTTTAAGTTGGGAGTTTTATTGCCGATCGTCAGGGCGAAGGATAGTTTCTAG
- a CDS encoding ORF6N domain-containing protein codes for MKDKVKQTAIATLTDDLLQSKIYEFRGQKVMLDRDLAELYGVETRVLKQAVRRNIERFPEDFMFVLHTEDVEQLVSQSVIPDKKLFGGALPFAFTEQGVAMLSSVLKSKLAISIKPFRRSPRQGITFEGQK; via the coding sequence ATGAAAGACAAGGTAAAGCAAACGGCAATAGCCACACTTACGGACGACTTGCTGCAAAGCAAGATTTACGAATTTAGGGGACAAAAGGTGATGCTGGACCGTGACCTTGCAGAATTGTATGGCGTGGAAACGAGAGTGCTGAAGCAGGCGGTGAGAAGGAATATAGAGCGGTTTCCGGAAGATTTTATGTTTGTTCTCCACACGGAGGACGTGGAACAGTTGGTATCACAATCTGTGATACCTGACAAAAAGCTTTTTGGAGGGGCGCTACCGTTTGCCTTTACCGAGCAAGGGGTAGCCATGCTATCCTCCGTACTGAAAAGCAAGCTCGCCATCAGCATCAAACCGTTCCGCCGCTCGCCACGGCAGGGCATCACTTTTGAAGGGCAAAAGTGA
- a CDS encoding AAA family ATPase: MTSELKNRVEQAYHNERCISIIQSEEFYFQKAKEALDAFLAFNLSEDQSADLLENRKNYDLIKAKFEQDPAFIEFGTILFTLISYCDANAYRKQELNAYPDKRVLALAFVRMNNWIEQLLGLKFGISLPDGSINNAVRYLQDPIENFTMLSDNHRNLLAENLLKKPYNKVTITQNVIDFFAELELSVRNAKNYTHLISRICYLLPDEWKENLIGLLGADGTGWQVDIARAQSDQNYVTLWNHRRANGTEKTYKLLRARLEEYGSFKIFYSSENKVRYIAEIVDFVSNQAELDRAEWPSKYGDIHWYRRQFHEYQDDKKKASVIYLAKKFYAVEPIPASHFKFQAKYGYPSVGSQAPVVSFIDNEEFKNMQQMNNTIELLKYKKQIILQGPPGTGKTREAKSITNELLAFSGQQTLHKPQHIDKRLLLEKIKQGTTFKSVSNYSDYEVTKVNDTSFTVKTHKTGKEYPATFTNIIAYYEDQRYAKAGVIRLGNDSYEAALAKYIHNELEYTTIAETLENTSRLKILQFHPSYTYEDFVRGITTETVDQQLSYRAVDRTLVDMANSAALDPTRNYVLILDEINRANLSAVLGELIYALEYRGQEVDSMYEVNGSTKISIPENLYIIGTMNTADRSVGHIDYAIRRRFAFIDVPPQALQEDDKIWFNESAYNAVRQLFQDKNVSPEFEAKDVQLGHSYFLVPKEKAPDAATRDKLFRMKLDYEVKPILREYVRDGVLIGEVNSLGVSMYIEKL, translated from the coding sequence ATGACTAGTGAATTAAAAAATCGAGTAGAGCAGGCCTACCACAATGAGCGCTGTATTTCCATTATTCAGTCTGAGGAATTTTACTTTCAAAAGGCAAAAGAAGCGCTAGATGCATTTTTGGCCTTTAATTTAAGCGAAGACCAAAGCGCCGACCTACTCGAAAACAGAAAAAACTACGACCTGATCAAAGCTAAATTTGAACAGGATCCGGCCTTCATAGAATTCGGCACAATCCTTTTCACATTGATCAGTTACTGCGATGCAAATGCTTACAGAAAGCAAGAGCTTAATGCTTATCCAGATAAGCGCGTGTTGGCTTTAGCCTTTGTACGGATGAATAATTGGATAGAGCAACTTTTGGGCTTAAAGTTTGGCATATCACTACCAGATGGTTCTATCAATAATGCGGTGCGATATCTTCAAGATCCGATTGAGAATTTCACGATGCTAAGTGATAATCACCGAAATCTATTAGCGGAGAATCTACTTAAGAAGCCCTACAATAAAGTGACTATCACGCAAAATGTCATCGATTTTTTTGCGGAACTTGAGTTGTCAGTACGGAATGCCAAAAACTACACACATTTGATTAGCCGAATCTGTTACTTGCTTCCTGACGAGTGGAAAGAAAATCTGATCGGGTTGTTGGGTGCTGATGGTACCGGTTGGCAAGTAGATATTGCGCGAGCTCAAAGCGATCAAAATTATGTAACGTTGTGGAACCATCGTCGTGCAAATGGTACGGAAAAAACCTACAAGCTTTTACGTGCGCGTCTTGAGGAATATGGTAGCTTCAAGATCTTTTATTCTTCGGAGAATAAAGTGCGCTATATTGCTGAAATTGTAGATTTTGTCAGTAATCAGGCGGAGTTAGACAGAGCCGAATGGCCAAGTAAATATGGAGATATTCATTGGTACCGACGTCAGTTTCATGAATACCAAGATGACAAAAAGAAAGCTAGTGTGATCTATCTAGCGAAGAAATTTTATGCCGTTGAACCCATTCCCGCTAGCCATTTTAAGTTTCAAGCGAAATACGGTTATCCTAGTGTAGGCAGTCAAGCTCCCGTGGTGTCATTTATCGACAATGAGGAATTCAAAAACATGCAACAGATGAATAATACGATAGAATTACTGAAATACAAAAAACAAATCATTCTCCAAGGGCCTCCCGGCACGGGGAAAACACGCGAGGCAAAAAGTATCACGAATGAGCTTTTGGCTTTTAGCGGGCAACAGACCTTGCATAAGCCGCAACATATAGATAAGCGGCTTTTGCTCGAGAAGATTAAACAAGGCACAACGTTTAAAAGCGTGTCCAATTACAGCGACTACGAAGTAACGAAGGTAAATGATACGAGTTTTACGGTGAAAACCCACAAAACGGGTAAGGAGTATCCGGCAACTTTTACCAATATTATTGCCTATTATGAAGACCAACGATATGCCAAAGCTGGGGTTATAAGGTTGGGAAACGATTCCTATGAGGCTGCTTTGGCAAAATACATACACAACGAGCTCGAATACACAACTATAGCCGAGACGCTGGAAAACACGTCGCGACTTAAAATTTTGCAGTTCCACCCGAGCTACACCTATGAAGATTTCGTTCGTGGTATCACCACCGAAACGGTTGATCAACAGCTCAGCTATCGCGCCGTCGACAGAACCTTGGTAGATATGGCCAATAGCGCGGCGCTCGATCCTACACGCAACTACGTTTTGATCCTCGACGAGATAAACCGCGCCAACCTATCTGCTGTGTTGGGCGAGCTTATCTATGCACTGGAATATCGCGGGCAGGAAGTCGATTCTATGTATGAGGTCAATGGTTCAACGAAGATATCGATACCGGAAAACCTCTATATCATCGGCACCATGAATACGGCCGATCGCAGTGTAGGGCATATCGATTATGCCATTAGGCGCCGTTTTGCCTTTATTGACGTTCCGCCGCAGGCGCTGCAGGAGGACGACAAGATCTGGTTTAACGAATCGGCCTACAATGCCGTGCGACAGCTTTTTCAGGATAAAAATGTCAGTCCAGAATTTGAGGCCAAGGATGTGCAGCTGGGGCATAGCTACTTTCTTGTGCCGAAGGAAAAGGCTCCCGATGCCGCGACACGCGACAAGCTGTTCCGCATGAAACTAGATTACGAGGTCAAGCCTATCCTGCGCGAATATGTGCGCGATGGTGTATTGATAGGAGAAGTCAATAGCTTGGGAGTCAGTATGTATATCGAAAAACTGTAG
- a CDS encoding thermonuclease family protein, with the protein MRWPAEREPEQTTSVAGGICKVTKVIDGDTFWVADGSEKYKVRFIGIDAPETRNSRWKQKGKLAAEAKAFVKNLTEGKSVRLELDVQHKDRYQRVLAYVYLADGTFLNAELLKAGYAVVDTYPPNVKYVELFTELQTEARKQEVGLWADREVAY; encoded by the coding sequence ATGCGATGGCCTGCGGAGCGCGAGCCGGAACAAACAACAAGTGTTGCTGGTGGGATATGTAAGGTAACCAAAGTGATCGATGGAGATACCTTTTGGGTTGCCGATGGTAGCGAAAAATATAAGGTACGTTTTATCGGTATCGATGCCCCCGAGACACGCAATTCCCGATGGAAGCAAAAAGGCAAATTAGCTGCTGAAGCCAAAGCTTTTGTCAAGAATCTAACGGAAGGTAAATCCGTAAGACTGGAATTGGACGTGCAGCATAAAGATCGATACCAGCGTGTTTTGGCATATGTGTATCTCGCCGACGGAACATTCCTTAATGCGGAGTTGTTGAAAGCAGGATATGCGGTGGTCGATACTTACCCGCCCAATGTGAAGTATGTGGAGTTATTTACAGAACTACAAACCGAAGCACGAAAACAGGAAGTAGGCTTATGGGCAGATAGGGAGGTAGCTTACTAA
- a CDS encoding MBL fold metallo-hydrolase codes for MTKKIIESKFTFFKAGQGCFYGGRIFNIEKKKIYTIVYDCGTSKNVSGNTKSLSDEIAFFEKYPSFTKKARKVIDILFISHLDYDHVSGLKKLLMLFEVKLIVLPYLDDELKAITLASVSYTSQSDEDEELLSIEEYNLFIQDPASLLRNRNNDATIIYITDEDDGDENAQQSNIGVDDVVVTATSRNDIGTTGISEVLKNNAYIALDDHWEFIPHRLKVDDSKIRLFKTALRKKVKDFKTVSLKQLILNNRKFAHECYEKLIGEVNCHGLVLYHGPILIKNNTSTCSISVENNIVGFAYGKYYYTGNTENHVGTLLMGDTSINPKNNPIKFPVRISKKSETMAIIQIPHHGAKANWSSTRFSKFFNIPVEGEACCPMAVCNFGVGNRYGHPHPSIIDTLSINFLPNTQFNRVDVEINVCKEAASEVTS; via the coding sequence ATGACCAAAAAAATAATAGAGTCGAAATTTACATTTTTTAAAGCGGGGCAAGGGTGCTTCTATGGAGGCAGGATCTTTAATATTGAAAAAAAGAAAATTTACACAATAGTTTACGATTGTGGCACAAGTAAAAATGTTAGCGGGAACACCAAAAGCTTATCCGATGAAATCGCTTTTTTTGAAAAATACCCTTCATTTACAAAGAAAGCGAGGAAAGTCATCGACATTCTATTTATTTCGCATTTGGATTACGACCATGTATCTGGTTTGAAAAAGTTATTGATGCTATTCGAGGTAAAACTTATCGTGCTTCCGTATTTGGACGATGAGCTTAAAGCCATAACATTGGCATCCGTATCCTATACTTCGCAGAGTGATGAAGATGAAGAGTTGCTATCCATTGAAGAATACAATCTTTTTATTCAAGACCCTGCCAGTCTTTTACGAAACAGAAATAATGATGCTACAATCATATACATTACAGATGAAGATGATGGAGATGAGAATGCACAGCAATCTAATATTGGAGTCGATGACGTAGTTGTAACGGCAACCTCACGAAATGATATAGGTACTACTGGAATCAGTGAGGTTTTAAAAAACAATGCGTACATAGCACTTGATGATCATTGGGAATTCATTCCACATAGACTAAAGGTTGACGACAGCAAGATTAGATTGTTTAAAACTGCGTTGCGAAAAAAAGTCAAAGATTTTAAAACAGTATCCTTAAAACAATTGATCCTAAACAATCGAAAGTTTGCACACGAATGTTATGAAAAATTGATTGGTGAAGTAAATTGCCATGGCTTGGTTTTATACCACGGACCGATATTAATCAAAAATAATACTTCAACATGTTCGATTTCCGTAGAAAACAATATAGTAGGCTTCGCCTATGGTAAATATTACTACACCGGAAACACTGAGAATCACGTCGGAACTTTACTAATGGGCGACACGTCTATAAATCCAAAAAATAATCCTATCAAATTCCCAGTCAGGATCTCCAAAAAATCTGAAACTATGGCCATAATTCAGATCCCTCATCATGGAGCAAAAGCAAACTGGTCATCTACAAGATTTTCTAAGTTTTTTAATATACCTGTCGAAGGAGAAGCATGTTGCCCCATGGCGGTATGCAATTTCGGTGTGGGGAATAGATATGGTCATCCGCACCCAAGCATAATTGATACATTGTCAATAAACTTTCTACCCAACACACAATTTAACAGAGTCGATGTTGAGATTAATGTATGCAAAGAAGCGGCATCCGAAGTTACTAGTTGA
- a CDS encoding ParB/Srx family N-terminal domain-containing protein: MRDKQLPQIKLVDVDKLCFDSNNPRIMQEQPEHSERNLIRILNSAYPLAGLIRSIFCNGILATEPLIVVPQGEQWKVIDGNRRLAVLKILHDTATYEYYLPKEIYRYATHDLIAKQTRIPVIELQEDDEALWKARLSRHMHARTAWPLLNESAYIAYVEDKVPISTALLSKHVGMKDDALGFFMVPMRIILALEEAGRWTRWTTKSEKLHYPTLIKACCRPSLMKHIGWKSRKRLDKLNLDHALELMYWLFGNRWNNTPPLINNVDRDLDTLNTILRDEQSLDRLRETGNLQEAFAVAMETKFALRRKLQQIDDSVQSLIRESRGGRYPRNQAQQLADSIRSTADLLIRELERP, translated from the coding sequence ATGAGAGACAAGCAATTACCACAGATTAAGCTGGTCGATGTAGACAAGCTATGTTTTGACTCCAACAACCCCAGAATCATGCAGGAGCAGCCCGAACACAGCGAGCGGAACCTGATCCGAATACTAAATAGTGCCTACCCCCTAGCTGGTTTGATACGAAGTATTTTCTGCAATGGCATTTTGGCTACCGAGCCCTTGATTGTGGTGCCACAGGGCGAGCAATGGAAGGTGATTGACGGAAACCGACGCTTGGCCGTGTTAAAGATTTTGCATGATACCGCAACTTACGAATACTACCTTCCGAAGGAAATCTACCGCTATGCCACCCACGACCTGATTGCGAAGCAAACACGGATACCGGTAATAGAACTGCAAGAAGATGATGAAGCCCTATGGAAAGCACGCTTAAGCAGGCACATGCACGCCCGCACAGCATGGCCATTGCTAAATGAAAGCGCCTACATCGCTTATGTGGAAGACAAAGTACCCATTTCTACTGCCCTGCTAAGCAAACATGTAGGCATGAAGGACGATGCGCTCGGTTTTTTTATGGTACCGATGCGTATTATCCTTGCACTAGAAGAAGCCGGCAGATGGACGCGATGGACGACAAAGAGCGAGAAGCTGCACTATCCTACCCTTATTAAAGCCTGCTGCCGTCCAAGCTTGATGAAACACATCGGCTGGAAGAGCCGCAAAAGATTGGATAAACTGAACCTAGATCATGCATTAGAGCTCATGTATTGGCTCTTTGGTAATAGGTGGAATAACACCCCGCCCCTGATCAATAACGTTGATCGCGATCTGGACACGCTTAATACTATACTACGCGACGAACAATCTTTAGACAGGCTTCGCGAAACCGGCAACTTACAGGAAGCCTTCGCAGTGGCTATGGAAACTAAGTTTGCTTTGCGCCGCAAACTGCAGCAGATTGATGATAGCGTGCAGTCCCTGATTAGAGAATCGCGTGGAGGCCGATATCCGCGTAACCAAGCGCAGCAACTAGCCGATTCGATTCGCAGCACGGCTGACCTCCTAATTCGGGAATTAGAGCGCCCATAG
- a CDS encoding helix-turn-helix domain-containing protein, translating into MKNKDEKLVRFISISESHQAFGLPKPQHPLISLVHFDDSNPFNTDMAPIYDVLNFYKITFITQNRGRLKYGRDYYDFNEGSMLFLAPHQLVGSTDYNSKTHAYILLIHPDFLMGHPLAQKIKQYGYFAYSVNEALHLSDQERDIIQSVYNIMERELNSRVDEFSQEVIIAQIDLLLSYVNRFYKRQFITRKAVNNDVLEKIASILDHYFDSGQSLRAGVPTVQFLAEQLHISPGYLSDMLRSLIGQNARQYIHLKLVEKAKEKLSSSTLSVSEIAYALGFEHAQSFSKLFKQKTKATPLEFRERYN; encoded by the coding sequence ATGAAAAATAAAGACGAGAAACTCGTTCGGTTTATATCCATCTCCGAAAGCCACCAGGCCTTTGGCCTGCCCAAGCCGCAGCATCCGCTCATCAGCTTGGTGCATTTCGATGATAGCAACCCATTCAACACCGATATGGCACCCATTTATGATGTGCTCAACTTCTACAAGATTACCTTTATCACCCAAAATCGGGGCCGACTAAAATATGGGCGCGACTATTACGATTTTAATGAGGGTAGTATGCTGTTTCTTGCGCCCCATCAGCTGGTGGGCAGCACAGATTATAACAGTAAAACACATGCCTACATCCTGCTTATCCATCCCGATTTTTTGATGGGCCATCCCTTGGCGCAAAAGATCAAGCAGTATGGTTATTTCGCCTATTCGGTCAATGAGGCGCTGCATCTTTCCGATCAAGAGCGTGATATTATCCAGTCGGTCTACAACATTATGGAGCGCGAGCTCAACAGCCGCGTAGACGAGTTTAGCCAAGAGGTCATCATTGCCCAAATTGATCTGCTGCTCAGCTACGTCAACCGCTTCTACAAGCGCCAGTTTATCACCCGCAAGGCGGTAAACAATGATGTGTTGGAAAAAATAGCATCCATTTTGGATCACTATTTCGATAGTGGGCAGTCGCTTCGTGCCGGCGTTCCCACGGTGCAGTTCTTGGCCGAGCAGCTGCATATATCTCCGGGCTATCTCAGTGATATGCTGCGCTCGCTCATCGGGCAAAATGCCCGGCAATATATACATCTCAAGCTGGTGGAAAAAGCAAAGGAAAAGCTTTCCTCCAGCACGCTGTCCGTCAGCGAAATTGCCTATGCCTTGGGCTTCGAGCACGCGCAGAGTTTTAGCAAGCTGTTTAAGCAGAAAACGAAGGCCACGCCACTGGAGTTTCGCGAGCGGTATAATTAA
- a CDS encoding STM3941 family protein, with protein sequence MEYVFFNLKRKIVLSFGSLIFITLGAWMMLKPSSFHSSVVHSNFFIFLVGAMSFLFFFCTYVLMSYKFLFKKTALIITDEGFYDFSNLASAGFIDWGQVKSIGQRQDQSMTMISIQLHAPSDFIEATRDPIAKFFMRLNYKGSGTPVLLPMVALHIYVDDLESLLAKRFEAYKERTARLRS encoded by the coding sequence ATGGAATATGTTTTTTTTAATTTGAAGCGGAAAATAGTTCTTTCCTTTGGAAGCCTAATTTTTATAACCCTCGGTGCATGGATGATGCTAAAGCCTTCTTCTTTCCATTCCAGCGTCGTGCACAGTAATTTTTTTATCTTTTTGGTAGGAGCTATGAGTTTTCTCTTCTTCTTTTGCACGTATGTATTGATGTCGTATAAATTCCTTTTTAAAAAAACAGCTTTAATCATTACAGACGAAGGCTTCTACGATTTCTCCAACCTTGCCAGTGCCGGATTTATAGACTGGGGGCAAGTGAAAAGCATTGGGCAGCGGCAAGATCAGTCGATGACGATGATATCGATCCAACTGCATGCACCTTCCGATTTTATAGAAGCAACCCGTGATCCCATTGCCAAATTTTTTATGCGCTTAAATTACAAGGGCTCGGGCACGCCCGTACTTTTACCCATGGTGGCGCTGCATATCTATGTAGATGATTTGGAAAGCTTGCTGGCCAAGAGATTTGAGGCGTACAAGGAGCGCACAGCAAGATTGAGATCCTGA
- a CDS encoding DUF6896 domain-containing protein, with product MKDIELILVDYLAFIENFRVSLLEHTGKNFYNVKDKSGKIGDYFYHFHGAGCRLEKDNIVCEFDFLPQNEFPIKFSVWKFSEFINTNERWQHLKMELPELDVELKKLVFEKKLHLLDIGGVIFQIFQVENASPTLK from the coding sequence ATGAAAGATATAGAATTGATATTAGTTGACTATCTAGCATTCATTGAGAATTTCAGGGTTAGTCTATTGGAACACACAGGAAAAAATTTTTATAATGTAAAAGATAAATCAGGAAAAATTGGTGACTATTTCTACCACTTTCATGGAGCTGGATGTCGACTAGAAAAAGATAATATTGTATGCGAGTTTGATTTTCTGCCACAAAACGAATTCCCGATTAAATTCTCGGTATGGAAATTTTCCGAGTTTATAAATACAAATGAGCGTTGGCAGCATTTGAAGATGGAGCTTCCAGAGCTGGATGTAGAACTCAAGAAATTAGTTTTTGAAAAAAAACTTCATTTATTAGATATAGGAGGTGTGATCTTCCAGATCTTTCAGGTAGAAAATGCGAGTCCAACATTAAAATAG
- a CDS encoding nitroreductase family protein: MDLKDVLNFRRSVRVYEAAAIAPLVVKRCIELATLAPNSSNMQLWEAYHITSPHLIQQMAKACLGQSSVSTASQLVVFVTRQDLHRRRAKANIAFEKENIRRNSPVERQEKRINDRLLYYGKLMPFLYGRFFGILGLIRKVGVSVVGLFRPIVYQVSENDIRIVVHKSCALAAQTFMTAMANERYDTCPLEGFDSKRVKKLLQLPYGAEINMVVSCGIRKGDEGIWGDRFRVPFEEVYHSL, from the coding sequence ATGGATTTAAAAGACGTTTTAAACTTTCGACGTTCGGTTCGCGTCTACGAAGCGGCTGCTATAGCCCCTCTTGTCGTCAAGCGATGTATTGAATTGGCCACCTTGGCGCCAAATAGTTCCAATATGCAGCTCTGGGAGGCATATCATATTACTAGCCCTCATCTTATACAGCAAATGGCCAAGGCCTGTTTGGGGCAAAGCAGCGTATCCACCGCGTCGCAGCTTGTGGTATTCGTCACGCGGCAAGACCTGCATCGTCGTCGTGCCAAGGCCAATATAGCTTTCGAAAAGGAGAACATTCGACGCAACAGTCCGGTAGAGCGGCAAGAAAAGCGTATAAACGATCGCCTGCTCTATTATGGCAAACTGATGCCTTTTCTCTACGGGCGGTTTTTCGGTATTCTGGGGCTCATTCGCAAAGTAGGTGTAAGCGTCGTCGGTCTCTTTCGTCCTATTGTCTACCAAGTTTCCGAAAACGATATACGCATTGTGGTGCATAAAAGCTGTGCTTTGGCCGCGCAGACCTTTATGACGGCCATGGCCAATGAGCGCTATGACACCTGCCCCTTGGAAGGTTTTGATAGCAAGCGCGTCAAGAAGCTGCTGCAGTTGCCCTATGGCGCAGAGATCAATATGGTGGTGTCCTGCGGCATCCGTAAAGGTGATGAAGGTATTTGGGGCGATCGCTTTCGTGTTCCCTTCGAGGAGGTGTATCATTCTTTGTAA